A DNA window from Hypomesus transpacificus isolate Combined female chromosome 24, fHypTra1, whole genome shotgun sequence contains the following coding sequences:
- the LOC124486573 gene encoding cysteine-rich and transmembrane domain-containing protein 1-like — MNFEQPPPYTGPGPTAPGYPAQGYPPQGYPPQGYPPQGYPVNMDQPNPAYPNYPPGPMGPGGPYPGGPGQPPYQGYPGQPQPGWQGGPPPGPMYGEAPKNTVYVVEERRRDDTGDTCLTACWTALCCCCLWDMLT, encoded by the exons ATGAACTTTGAGCAGCCTCCTCCGTACACGGGCCCTGGCCCCACAGCCCCAGGGTACCCCGCCCAAGGCTACCCTCCTCAAGGCTACCCTCCCCAGGGCTACCCTCCCCAGGGCTACCCTGTCAACATGGACCAGCCCAACCCGGCCTACCCCAACTACCCGCCTGGGCCCATGGGGCCTGGAGGCCCTTACCCGGGCGGCCCTGGACAGCCCCCTTACCAAGGCTACCCTGGGCAGCCACAGCCCGGCTGGCAGGGGGGCCCCCCTCCTGGTCCAATGTATGGAGAGGCTCCTAAGAACACAG tgtacgtggtggaggagaggaggagagacgacaCCGGAGACACGTGTCTCACCGCCTGCTGGACGGCCCTCTGTTGCTGCTGCCTGTGGGACATGCTGACATAA